In Tenrec ecaudatus isolate mTenEca1 chromosome 5, mTenEca1.hap1, whole genome shotgun sequence, the following are encoded in one genomic region:
- the POLR2K gene encoding DNA-directed RNA polymerases I, II, and III subunit RPABC4 isoform X2, with the protein MWRHLTMDPQEDDVQPPKQQPMIYICGECNTENEIKSRDPIRCRECGYRIMYKKRTKRLVVFDAR; encoded by the exons ATGTGGAG GCACTTAACAATGGACCCCCAGGAGGACGACGTGCAACCCCCAAAACAGCAGCCAATGATATATATCTGCGGAG AATGTAacacagaaaatgaaataaaatccagGGATCCAATCAGATGCAGAGAATGTGGATACAGAATAATGTACAAGAAAAGGACTAAAAGAT tggtggtgtttgATGCTCGATGA
- the POLR2K gene encoding DNA-directed RNA polymerases I, II, and III subunit RPABC4 isoform X1, translated as MFRLKLGSYWRLNRHLTMDPQEDDVQPPKQQPMIYICGECNTENEIKSRDPIRCRECGYRIMYKKRTKRLVVFDAR; from the exons ATGTTTAGGCTAAAACTGGGAAGTTATTGGAGACTAAACAG GCACTTAACAATGGACCCCCAGGAGGACGACGTGCAACCCCCAAAACAGCAGCCAATGATATATATCTGCGGAG AATGTAacacagaaaatgaaataaaatccagGGATCCAATCAGATGCAGAGAATGTGGATACAGAATAATGTACAAGAAAAGGACTAAAAGAT tggtggtgtttgATGCTCGATGA
- the POLR2K gene encoding DNA-directed RNA polymerases I, II, and III subunit RPABC4 isoform X3: MDPQEDDVQPPKQQPMIYICGECNTENEIKSRDPIRCRECGYRIMYKKRTKRLVVFDAR, encoded by the exons ATGGACCCCCAGGAGGACGACGTGCAACCCCCAAAACAGCAGCCAATGATATATATCTGCGGAG AATGTAacacagaaaatgaaataaaatccagGGATCCAATCAGATGCAGAGAATGTGGATACAGAATAATGTACAAGAAAAGGACTAAAAGAT tggtggtgtttgATGCTCGATGA